GCACCTGCTGGATGCCGATCTGATGGCCGTCCCGCGCCAGCCGGGCCCGCGCGGCGTCGATGATCGGCTCGCTGATCAGGTGCCCGTCATCCTTCGGCATCATCGCTTCCTCGCTAGCTGGTGGTCGTCGTCGTAGTGTGATGGCGTATTTTGTGCTACGTGCCGATCAGCAGTGCTATCCCGGCCGCGTCGAGGTCGGGCCACACCCACGCCACCGCGTCGGCGACGGTTTCGACGCCGCTCAGCTCGCAGCCGCAGTTCCACGGCAGGAACCGCCGATCGTCCGCCGGCACTAGCAGCCGCATGGCGGCCAGCTCACCCGCCCGCATCGCCGCCGTCGCCGCGGTGATCGCCGCGCCTGGCAACGACCGCACGCGCCCCGCGAGGTCGACCTCACCGATCGCGACCAGGTCGCTCGGCACCGTGCGGCACAGGGTCGCCGCGGCGATCGACAGGCACAGCGGCACGTGCAAGAGGCTCGCGTATCCGCCTGAAGACGATCGAGCGCCAAGCAACGGATCGTCGCGATCGCTCAAGGGCCTGCACGCGATCGACAAATCCAGCTCGCCGGCGACCGCCGCCATGCCCGGGAGGCTGCCGAGGCAGTGCAGCGCGTACTGCACCTCGGCGCGGGCAATCCCACGGCAGGCGAGCAGGCGGCCGGCGGCACGCCCCGACGGCGGGGCGAGCGCCGCGGCAGTTTGGACCTCGACGCCGCCGACGTGCGGCAGCCACGCGCGGGCAGTGGCCACGTGGCGTCCCGCAGCCCCGCCGGCGGGCCGCGCCGGCATCAGGCGCGTCGTCGCCGGGTCGATCGCCAGCGGGACCGGTTGGAGGACGGCCGGGCCGAAGCGGTTCTTGCTGACGGTGAGCGTGCGCCGCCCGCCGCGGCGGTTCAGGTGCAGGACGACGTCGACCGCGTGCTCGAGCGTCCGCGGGCCGCGGATCGCGTTCTGCTTCGTCACGTGGCCGACCAGGAGCGTGGCGATGCCGGCGGACTGAAGAAGCCGCGCGGCGTCCAAGGCCGCCCGGCAGGCCCGCGCGTCGGACCCGCCCGCGCCGGTCGTGCCCTGGATGCTGTCAAGCACGACAAACTTGACTCCAGCGTGCGCGGCATCGGTGGCGACCACGTGCCGCGCGACGTACGTCGGCAGGTGGGCCGGATCATTAGGCGTCGCGAGCAGTGCGAGGTTTTTGAGGCAGCGTGCCACGTCCACCTTCGTACGGCCCGTCATCATGCGCTCGGCACGCGCGCGGACGCGAGAAACGTGCTCTTCGCTCAGCAGGATTAGGGACTTTTCATCGCGAGCCGCAAGGTCCAAGGCGGTTTGCAGGGCCAGGCCGGTCTTGCGGCTGCCGGGTGGTCCGACGAGTAGTGAGATGCCAACGCATCTCCCAGACGAATGGTGAGGCCACGCCAATGGAAACTGAGCATTAATTCCGACGCTTAGCGTCGAATCGGAGCGGGCTGGAAAAGTCGAAATCGAATGAGCAACCATACGCCCATAATAATATCCTTTACGACAATGTCAAGTTTAAAAATTAACTATAGCGATAAAGCTTGCTCGCTGGTTGTATTGATCGTCTAATCTTGTTGTGCCGAGACGCAAGCAGACCATCAGTTTTTCTATTGATCCGTTGCTGGCCGATCGCTTTCGAGAAGCGACAACCGCTTATTTTGGGAAACTCGGCCTTTGTTTTTCAGC
The nucleotide sequence above comes from Tepidisphaeraceae bacterium. Encoded proteins:
- a CDS encoding AAA family ATPase produces the protein MVAHSISTFPARSDSTLSVGINAQFPLAWPHHSSGRCVGISLLVGPPGSRKTGLALQTALDLAARDEKSLILLSEEHVSRVRARAERMMTGRTKVDVARCLKNLALLATPNDPAHLPTYVARHVVATDAAHAGVKFVVLDSIQGTTGAGGSDARACRAALDAARLLQSAGIATLLVGHVTKQNAIRGPRTLEHAVDVVLHLNRRGGRRTLTVSKNRFGPAVLQPVPLAIDPATTRLMPARPAGGAAGRHVATARAWLPHVGGVEVQTAAALAPPSGRAAGRLLACRGIARAEVQYALHCLGSLPGMAAVAGELDLSIACRPLSDRDDPLLGARSSSGGYASLLHVPLCLSIAAATLCRTVPSDLVAIGEVDLAGRVRSLPGAAITAATAAMRAGELAAMRLLVPADDRRFLPWNCGCELSGVETVADAVAWVWPDLDAAGIALLIGT